From Megalobrama amblycephala isolate DHTTF-2021 linkage group LG24, ASM1881202v1, whole genome shotgun sequence, the proteins below share one genomic window:
- the tmem269 gene encoding transmembrane protein 269 isoform X4 encodes MILLTPTSAFFQDANKLLLNEQANWVHLKEFARKNAANALSVANMLMGMASILCSLNGHHHAACWLVLIGYLLDLADGAVARQLNACSALGAKLDDFADFTTFGIATSLILRTPSLLDNILCMLYVLSVFTRLCFFSSGIPFMYRGLPCIYSSAILVCVSLLTGGNMAVLRILAVAMIIFMVSQNFYPHDRVLESQAWKKVIYIGGVAMVFCSSFPPACVYYLLWSVSYILFPTTLWSCKV; translated from the exons ATGATCCTTCTGACTCCTACATCTG ccTTTTTCCAGGACGCTAACAAATTGCTTCTAAACGAACAAGCTAACTGGGTGCATCTAAAGGAGTTTGCCCGGAAAAATGCTGCCAATGCTCTTTCTGTTGCCAACATGCTCATGGGCATGGCCTCAATCCTCTGCAGTCTCAACGG CCATCATCATGCTGCGTGCTGGCTGGTTCTGATCGGTTACCTGCTGGATTTGGCAGATGGAGCGGTTGCTAGGCAACTGAATGCCTGTTCTGCACTGG GTGCAAAGTTGGATGATTTTGCTGATTTCACAACATTTGGAATAGCAACATCTCTCATCTTAAGGACACCTAGTCTACTGGATAACATCCTGTGCATGTTGTATGTGCTGTCTGTCTTTACTCGTCTCTGCTTCTTCTCTAGTG GAATCCCGTTCATGTACCGTGGGCTACCATGCATCTACTCCTCTGCCATCCTAGTGTGTGTTTCTCTGCTCACTGGAGGAAATATGGCAGTACTGAGAATCCTAGCAGTGGCCATGATTATCTTCATGGTCAGTCAGAACTTCTACCCACATGACAGAGTACTGGAGTCTCAGGCCTGGAAGAAGGTGATCTACATCGGAG gAGTTGCCATGGTTTTTTGCTCATCCTTCCCTCCAGCTTGTGTTTACTACTTGTTATGGTCAGTTTCCTACATTCTGTTTCCAACAACCCTTTGGAGCTGCAAAGTGTAA
- the tmem269 gene encoding transmembrane protein 269 isoform X2: MQICFIQMKIRLKSTGFGITSSSAFFQDANKLLLNEQANWVHLKEFARKNAANALSVANMLMGMASILCSLNGHHHAACWLVLIGYLLDLADGAVARQLNACSALGAKLDDFADFTTFGIATSLILRTPSLLDNILCMLYVLSVFTRLCFFSSGIPFMYRGLPCIYSSAILVCVSLLTGGNMAVLRILAVAMIIFMVSQNFYPHDRVLESQAWKKVIYIGGVAMVFCSSFPPACVYYLLWSVSYILFPTTLWSCKV, from the exons atgcaaatttgtttcaTACAG ATGAAGATTCGGTTGAAATCGACTGGCTTTGGAATCACATCAAGTTCAG ccTTTTTCCAGGACGCTAACAAATTGCTTCTAAACGAACAAGCTAACTGGGTGCATCTAAAGGAGTTTGCCCGGAAAAATGCTGCCAATGCTCTTTCTGTTGCCAACATGCTCATGGGCATGGCCTCAATCCTCTGCAGTCTCAACGG CCATCATCATGCTGCGTGCTGGCTGGTTCTGATCGGTTACCTGCTGGATTTGGCAGATGGAGCGGTTGCTAGGCAACTGAATGCCTGTTCTGCACTGG GTGCAAAGTTGGATGATTTTGCTGATTTCACAACATTTGGAATAGCAACATCTCTCATCTTAAGGACACCTAGTCTACTGGATAACATCCTGTGCATGTTGTATGTGCTGTCTGTCTTTACTCGTCTCTGCTTCTTCTCTAGTG GAATCCCGTTCATGTACCGTGGGCTACCATGCATCTACTCCTCTGCCATCCTAGTGTGTGTTTCTCTGCTCACTGGAGGAAATATGGCAGTACTGAGAATCCTAGCAGTGGCCATGATTATCTTCATGGTCAGTCAGAACTTCTACCCACATGACAGAGTACTGGAGTCTCAGGCCTGGAAGAAGGTGATCTACATCGGAG gAGTTGCCATGGTTTTTTGCTCATCCTTCCCTCCAGCTTGTGTTTACTACTTGTTATGGTCAGTTTCCTACATTCTGTTTCCAACAACCCTTTGGAGCTGCAAAGTGTAA
- the tmem269 gene encoding transmembrane protein 269 isoform X1: MCCVSLTVFFQMKIRLKSTGFGITSSSAFFQDANKLLLNEQANWVHLKEFARKNAANALSVANMLMGMASILCSLNGHHHAACWLVLIGYLLDLADGAVARQLNACSALGAKLDDFADFTTFGIATSLILRTPSLLDNILCMLYVLSVFTRLCFFSSGIPFMYRGLPCIYSSAILVCVSLLTGGNMAVLRILAVAMIIFMVSQNFYPHDRVLESQAWKKVIYIGGVAMVFCSSFPPACVYYLLWSVSYILFPTTLWSCKV; the protein is encoded by the exons ATGTGCTGTGTCTCATTGACTGTTTTCTTTCAGATGAAGATTCGGTTGAAATCGACTGGCTTTGGAATCACATCAAGTTCAG ccTTTTTCCAGGACGCTAACAAATTGCTTCTAAACGAACAAGCTAACTGGGTGCATCTAAAGGAGTTTGCCCGGAAAAATGCTGCCAATGCTCTTTCTGTTGCCAACATGCTCATGGGCATGGCCTCAATCCTCTGCAGTCTCAACGG CCATCATCATGCTGCGTGCTGGCTGGTTCTGATCGGTTACCTGCTGGATTTGGCAGATGGAGCGGTTGCTAGGCAACTGAATGCCTGTTCTGCACTGG GTGCAAAGTTGGATGATTTTGCTGATTTCACAACATTTGGAATAGCAACATCTCTCATCTTAAGGACACCTAGTCTACTGGATAACATCCTGTGCATGTTGTATGTGCTGTCTGTCTTTACTCGTCTCTGCTTCTTCTCTAGTG GAATCCCGTTCATGTACCGTGGGCTACCATGCATCTACTCCTCTGCCATCCTAGTGTGTGTTTCTCTGCTCACTGGAGGAAATATGGCAGTACTGAGAATCCTAGCAGTGGCCATGATTATCTTCATGGTCAGTCAGAACTTCTACCCACATGACAGAGTACTGGAGTCTCAGGCCTGGAAGAAGGTGATCTACATCGGAG gAGTTGCCATGGTTTTTTGCTCATCCTTCCCTCCAGCTTGTGTTTACTACTTGTTATGGTCAGTTTCCTACATTCTGTTTCCAACAACCCTTTGGAGCTGCAAAGTGTAA
- the tmem269 gene encoding transmembrane protein 269 isoform X3 has product MKIRLKSTGFGITSSSAFFQDANKLLLNEQANWVHLKEFARKNAANALSVANMLMGMASILCSLNGHHHAACWLVLIGYLLDLADGAVARQLNACSALGAKLDDFADFTTFGIATSLILRTPSLLDNILCMLYVLSVFTRLCFFSSGIPFMYRGLPCIYSSAILVCVSLLTGGNMAVLRILAVAMIIFMVSQNFYPHDRVLESQAWKKVIYIGGVAMVFCSSFPPACVYYLLWSVSYILFPTTLWSCKV; this is encoded by the exons ATGAAGATTCGGTTGAAATCGACTGGCTTTGGAATCACATCAAGTTCAG ccTTTTTCCAGGACGCTAACAAATTGCTTCTAAACGAACAAGCTAACTGGGTGCATCTAAAGGAGTTTGCCCGGAAAAATGCTGCCAATGCTCTTTCTGTTGCCAACATGCTCATGGGCATGGCCTCAATCCTCTGCAGTCTCAACGG CCATCATCATGCTGCGTGCTGGCTGGTTCTGATCGGTTACCTGCTGGATTTGGCAGATGGAGCGGTTGCTAGGCAACTGAATGCCTGTTCTGCACTGG GTGCAAAGTTGGATGATTTTGCTGATTTCACAACATTTGGAATAGCAACATCTCTCATCTTAAGGACACCTAGTCTACTGGATAACATCCTGTGCATGTTGTATGTGCTGTCTGTCTTTACTCGTCTCTGCTTCTTCTCTAGTG GAATCCCGTTCATGTACCGTGGGCTACCATGCATCTACTCCTCTGCCATCCTAGTGTGTGTTTCTCTGCTCACTGGAGGAAATATGGCAGTACTGAGAATCCTAGCAGTGGCCATGATTATCTTCATGGTCAGTCAGAACTTCTACCCACATGACAGAGTACTGGAGTCTCAGGCCTGGAAGAAGGTGATCTACATCGGAG gAGTTGCCATGGTTTTTTGCTCATCCTTCCCTCCAGCTTGTGTTTACTACTTGTTATGGTCAGTTTCCTACATTCTGTTTCCAACAACCCTTTGGAGCTGCAAAGTGTAA